A stretch of Anoplolepis gracilipes chromosome 12, ASM4749672v1, whole genome shotgun sequence DNA encodes these proteins:
- the LOC140671872 gene encoding STAM-binding protein, producing the protein MDKNRQFPWKEMGITDPKERLKVLTEHASKVEIDPNIRPGRYYRTGVEMVRLANMNMQDGSYENAFILYMKFITLFVDKIRNHPQYNSIPAKDKMMNKHTLRIVIPKAEELKKQLLEQYQAELDKYLEDLKEREKIEKERLRQEELQRQKEEEEKRNKMAALAAIKAAKAAVSVNMVVPEEVKELPSVTSKNESPIRNDKTFKDMKRPTVDRSTKPSLLTSDGLSLRDVILPTKLMHDFLTLAFSNTMSNKETCGILAGRLERNKLLVTHLLIPEQTGTPDSCTTHNEEDIFDFQDQHNLITLGWIHTHPTQTAFLSSVDLHTHCAYQLMMAEAIAIVCAPKYDETGFFMLTPDYGLDFIANCRQTGFHPHPTEPPLYTQAGHCKLDVTAFIEVVNLQRK; encoded by the exons ATGGACAAGAACAGACAGTTTCCTTGGAAAGAAATGGGAATTACAGATCCTAAGGAACGGCTCAAGGTTCTTACGGAGCATGCTTCGAAGGTGGAAATTGATCCAAATATCCGACCTGGAAG atattatCGCACTGGAGTGGAAATGGTTAGATTAGCAAACATGAATATGCAAGATGGTAGCTACGAGAATGCTTTCATACTATATATGAAGTTTATAAC GCTTTTTGTAGACAAAATAAGGAATCATCCGCAATATAACAGTATACCAGCCAAGGATAAGATGATGAATAAGCATACCTTAAGAATTGTTATTCCTAAAGCTgaagaattgaaaaaacaaTTGTTAGAGCAATATCAAGCAGAGCTGGATAAGTATTTGGAAgatttgaaagagagagaaaaaatcgaAAAGGAACGTTTAAGACAAGAAGAGCTTCaaag acaaaaggaagaggaagaaaaaagaaataaaatggcTGCTTTGGCTGCTATTAAAGCAGCAAAAGCTGCTGTCAGTGTAAATATGGTTGTGCCAGAAGAGGTGAAAGAGTTACCCTCTGTAACATCCAAGAATGAAAGCCCTATaagaaatgataaaacattCAAGGATAT gaaAAGGCCGACGGTAGATCGTTCTACGAAACCTTCTTTATTGACAAGTGATGGATTATCCTTGCGTGATGTTATTTTGCCAACTAAATTAATGCACGACTTTCTAACGCTCGCCTTTAGCAACACGATGAGCAATAAAGAAACATGTGGTATTCTCGCTGGTAGATTGGAACGAAATAAATTGTTGGTGACACATCTATTGATTCCAGAACAAACTGGCACTCCAGATTCCTGCACCACACACAATGAAGAGGACATCTTTGATTTTCAGGATCAGCACAACCTTATCACTCTTGGCTGGattcat acacACCCCACACAAACTGCATTTTTATCGAGTGTGGATCTGCACACACACTGCGCTTATCAGCTTATGATGGCCGAGGCGATAGCGATAGTTTGTGCACCCAAGTATGACGA AACAGGATTTTTTATGTTAACGCCGGATTACGGCTTggattttattgcaaattgcaGACAAACAGGATTTCATCCCCATCCTACTGAACCACCACTGTATACG CAAGCAGGACACTGTAAATTGGATGTAACTGCATTCATCGAAGTTGTGAACTTGCaaagaaaatga